A window of Metopolophium dirhodum isolate CAU chromosome 6, ASM1992520v1, whole genome shotgun sequence genomic DNA:
tttgtttttttttctataaatatcaatacaatttcatttattttgcttaaaagtgtgaaaatgtgatacaaggctcctgatatattcttacaatagcagttgaaaactattaaaaatgcatataggtgcacatttttttttatatgcatttgaagttcgaatttcgagtgaatatcaaatgttgtaaaaaaatgaatttcatacgctcataaaaattaaatttgaatttcaaatcttagatttaaaaagaaaaatttttatgaactctcaactcaaaataatttgctaattttcgtgatttttccgtattttgtcaagatttgaactttaaatgcttataaataaaaactgtgactaaggatttttaattttttttcatctgcctttgaaacaatcacCTAGGAgctttcaattaaattttcaagcttttgacccaacagataaaattttattgatatttatagaaaaaaaaaactaaaaaaaatggaaactgaaaatgtccgtaaacagctcaaaacaagtcaaaatatttggaaaatgttatggtgtatagaaaatgctaatatatataaacattcagtcaaaatttcatgtacctacggtcattttttttagagttgcaccaaaaaccaaaatcgattttctcgaaaacaggttttgcgtaaaaattcccgttttcccttaatttttcttttgtttttcacgtcgcgtttgaaaactactgggaaatttttacttttgatcccccaaagtaccaactagattcactttcctatcagaaaagttactgttgaagaaaatccaagcacttttactgtccttaaAGGTGATgactgacacaaaaaaaaatttaaaaaaaaaaacacatcattgtaaaatcaatacattcattgctttgctcagaatctaaaattaaggaaaaacggacatttttacgcaaaattggttttccacaaagtcgattttggtttttggtgtaattctaataCAAATGAACATACGTTGATATACATGAAATTaacactggttgtttatatttgcattttctatacacgataaaattttcaaaatattttgtatgttttgaACTCTTtaagaacattttcagtttccaattttattggTCTTTTTTCGATGAAtgttaataaaactttatttgttggctaaaaaagcttgaaaacttaatacaaggctcctactatattgttacaattacattcaaaaaatattaaaaatcttttgtcacagttttttttttataagcattttaagttcaaatctcgacaaaatacggaaaaatcatgaaatttagcaaattattttgagttgagaattcataaaaatttttctttttaaatctaagatttgaaaatataatacaagattatttattaattggtctacttttataaaaaaaaaaaatgtctacaaacaaatcaaattaaatttttatgagcgtttgaagttcatatttttataagattggatattcactcgatttctcttgtagtggttttgttattttattgttattcaaaaacaaataactgtagatacttgaacattttacagaatatttatattttcattttctgtacaccataaaatgttgaaaatatttttacttttagctgtttacggacattatcagttgAGGAATCTTGtagatattacattttcaaatcttagatttacataattaaatttttttgaagttcTAACTCATTGAAAACATTATACATTCATCACATTGCCCAGGATCTTAAAAAGAATAGcaggtctataatattatagtgatgtaGAAATATGAACATTGTAATACCTCAAATTACTAAAAACTTTACAAAATtatgtcaatatttatatttttagttatacaaCTGTCACAAGTTTCTTACACAATTTAAGATATCCAAGgtttctaattaaaaatgtattacttattaagtagattctattacaaatttatttgtttgtgataaaaaatatctgaaatTGAACCattagtatctataaatatctataaatatattatgttatattataaagattttatatttaaatattttagtttccaGAGTTTCTGATCATTTACGCTATGGAGTCGTTGattcaaacaattaataaactacAAGATGTGTTTGCTGTGGTCAATGAAAATCCAATTAATTTACCACAGATTGTCGTTGTCGGGTCTCAAAGCTCTGGTAAGAGTTCAGTTCTCGAGAGTTTGGTGGGCAAATCTTTTTTGCCACGAGGAACAGGCATTGTAACTCGCGCTCCTTTAATTCTACAAATGATAAAGTATACTAACCAAGATATGAAATCCATGttaaaaataacagataataaaaacataaaagaaTGGGCTTGTTTTTCGCATAAAGAAAATACTGTGTTTCATGATTTTGATGAAGTAAGAAAAGAAATAGAGGTTCAAACAGACATTTTGGCTGGTGAAAATAAGGGAATTACCGACACGCCAATAGTGTTAAAAGTTTATACCTCCTTGTACACTCTAACGTTTGTTGATTTGCCTGGAATCACTAAATTACCCGTTGGTAATCAACCAGCAGACATTGAAGAACAAATCCTACAactgatattaaaatatgttcgaCAGCCAAACGCTATAATCTTAGCCGTGGTCACTGCTAATACAGATCCTGCAACCTCAGAAAGTCTGAAAATAGCTAAACAATGGGATCCTGAAGGTGCAAGGACAATTGCCGTGGTTACCAAGTTGGATATTATTGATGAAGGTACCAAGAGCGATAAAGCTGATCTTCTTTGTGGTAAAGTAATTCCGGTAAAACTTGGTATTATTGGTGTGGTTAATAGGTCTCAGAAAGATCTGAACGAGAATAAGACATTAGAGGAGACcctaaaaaatgaaatagaGTTTTTTAGAACTAATTATCCAGAAATTTGTAAAAAGCATGGACACCAAGTATTGGCTGATACATTACAGCATATATTaatcaaacatattaaaaaaaccatTCCAATCTTGCGCAAAAACTTACAAGATACCAAAACAAGACTTGAAAGTGAATTAAAAACATTGGAAATAGCTGACTGCGAAAAAACATTTGTgctagaattattaaataacattaataaatcataCTGCGAAACTGTAACCGGAGATAGAGAAGATACATCAGATCAAATGTTAATGGGTGGtgcaaaaattgtaaatgttatacaagaaaacttttctaaaaaattcaTGGAGGTGGATCCGTTGTATAATTTGAGTGataaacaaatagaaaattatttattaaatacttctggtattaaaaaaagttcACTTGTGAATCACAAGGCATTGGAAATTATGGTAAGTAAACAATTGGAAAATCTCATTGAACCAGCATTATCATTTGTGGACGTTGTGCGTGAAGAAATGTTCAACATTCTTGATTCAATTGACCAAAAATTGTTGGATGAACTTGAAAGAtttccaaaactaaaaaatgatgtaaatatgaatttattatagttaaataggaaatatttgttttagtgagaaattattttattaattttgtagttCTATCAAGGAGAAAAAACACCAAAAAGATTATTTGCTTTAATATTTCGATGGTGTTTTGTAAAAGGGGCGTATAcctaaaatatcgaaaaatgaGATTTTGGAATCAATTTGGAAACTGGGGCATTATCCGTAAAAGAGgcgattaaaaatattgatggtTATATTCTATACAAGGCATCCAAGACATccagacaaaataaaaaatatttatactaaacatGTTAAAAGGGCGTTTACcgcacaattaataattataagtggTAATGATAAAAGGGCGTTTaagaatatgaaatattataaaagggcGCTAGTGCATACCATGACTACTATCattttgaatgataataatataattcacataatatgtttaagcCATGAAGACTagaatattttgtgtttaggcattataattatgcattttaatgaacagctttatcaaattatcaacatacctactatatgtctataaatagcataGACCTATAACCGCAGAACAATAACTAGCTTATAGGTCAATCGTCTATGATATGAAGGTGTATCCGAGATCAACCGatttcaacattattattttaaaaaacactatTTTGTTCCTCTTGAACAATTTGAATTATGTGGTAAGCTTGCTTTTTACAAAACACCATCGATTTGGTCTCCTAATCAAACTACTTTAGCATTTGATAGATACCGTAATAAAAATAGCTTATACCAAATATGTGatcacattaattaattatttatattaataaaaatatagaaaattatacaaacaatatcCAATTGTTGTTccaataatcttttttttaatcatattttaaataagatacttcatacaatatgtaaataaatttttttatcaacaataagtGTATGAGCGGATTGTACACTGTACATGTTAGCATGAACTAAGAGATAAAAAGGGCGTCAGCAAGGATTTATCTATTTAGATATTTCatgagataatatatttatcataaatctgtttttttttattagactcacaGATAGggattacatatattttaatttttaatttaattacattttttggtaaaaaagttaaaaaatgttatttttatttttgtaacaattaaatatagcCATTTTATATAAGgtttaattttctgaaaattttgacgttcaatattttattttcattaatctcatcatttttttaatttataagaaaaaaatataaaaaatcagtttttatCCGGGCAGTGAGTCCTTGTGGCACATCCTGTATAGGTTGATAAATTGGTAAAACCAAAGAGAAGTgcttaaatatcaatataataatatagattaaggAAAATCTGGTATGACTTATTTTTCTTGGCTAGGTtaccttttaataatatttttatttttatgataacttcttaataaataaaatattacaactgcattcaacatttcaaataaaaaaaaattttacaaaatatattttatttggctTGATTAAGATAGTTATTGTACTTTTGATTTCAGGTAAGAAGCACCCTGGACGACTTATTGGAGatgaagttaaataatattaaaaaatctataaaatcttACATTAAAACCCATCAGAAATTCTTAAATACAACTAACCCCAATTACCTTTTACAATTGATTAATTCATCAACCGAGTGCCATTCATCTTTTATCCAAGATAAAGaacaatgttataaaaaaatttcatcagATAGATCAGTGTCCAATGTCTATTCTGAATTCGAAAATATGGAGAAAGAAATTGTAAGTAACatgtacacaaatatattatctagTATGGGAggtttaaatgattataaaaatgaaattaatgtaCAAGTAAAACTGCACAAACAATTTACATGTTGCTACTTCGAATTCATCAGGAATACTTTAAGAGATTTTGTGCCAAACCGTATTAACCATAAATTAGTTAACTTTGTTCtgaaaaaatttgataaaaaattaaaagcagATCTGCTTATGCCATTTATCAACAATCCGTCTTCTGGTAGAATGCTTGTTGAAAAAGCAGGTGTTGCAGAAGAAAGACAATGTAAAGAACAATTGTTAAATGCTGTTAATAAAgcttataaaagtttaaatgaaATTCATAGGCAATgagtttcatttttttcaaatagaatttttttttaatattttataagataagtaaaaaatgtatgaaaattcatattatattaaacgaatggattcttaatataataggtattattaggtatacttttttcaaattgtataataaaagtaaaatcatGCATACTagttaggttataatatttatgagttcaaaatgtttttattttatactcttctaattgatttatattttctacttttagtgcattaaaaaaaaaaaaaatttacactaaATTATGCCGTTATAGTAAatcaatattactataaaatattcttttatcattaataatgttaattttattgtatttatattgcattttggaaaatgaaaattagaaaatagtcataaagatatattattttgtagaattTTAAAGTGTTTACATATGAAAAACAACTGAacccaattttaataaaaataaatatcatgtattatttatattattttattattttacaatcagaattaagtattaacatactatgttaatactataatattaataattttaattgtgagTATCCAGACAGGATATACCTCAGGTACTAATGATGCGCAAACGACAAACTCCGCCAGACAGGTATCCTGGtgactatgtaatattataataggtatgtgtttttttttttaattgtaaaatatacaaatactttctaaaattttttttttaatattacattgataATTATACAACAACTTAACAGACCTGGTATGATTCTTTGAACAGCGTCTTAATAGGCACTGTTGAAACTTGATTAAGTACAAAATCAGAATAAAAGTCttgatttgtaatttgtatacataatatgtatagtaattaatagtttataagatttattatattttatccaatgatgaatgtattcccaataaaactgtaaattcaataatatttaatatcaaatgggtttattttaggtaaaaatatttggttgaagtaatttgataaaagttataatttttcttaagaattaaaataaaaaaaggtgggtaagcggatgtcgctcttctgtacagtgggttacaagtgggtcactgtaatgggtagtgttcaatttgaatttaatgatataatatcattgtataagaaaaacgattctgagcgaaaacggtcagacagcctatgatattaccaagtatatttgatgaataattataaaatataaataatcaccttatttcatagtttataattatttatgtatacaagtTTCAatgtgacatattattttgctgTTATTTGATTGTAATATTGGCTTTAAATCTGGGAAAATATTGGACAGAACAACTCGCATATCGTCCTTAACACGTTGACGGACGGTAACTACCTTAGCAGTCATACTAATTTAAGTCGTAATATGACCATAAAAAACGTGAGTACATTTTACATCTCTAAGGAAATGACATTGTGTTGTTTACttgtacaacataaaatatcgcattatgtaggtacctatacctaacttaacgttaaatgtttattaccaaacgatattttaatgaatttgataTAACAGAttccaaatttaatattatatataggtaagtaccaaattaccaattaatataatatttgtgtctGTATTGCCTATGCCCCAtgcacttatatatattatctaatatgtataatatatttaattgcaaATTGTAATGTCAATGACATCAGGCATGTACAATTATAAACACTTAGTGGAGATATTATACTCATCGTAAATACTACGGTTTACGAGCAgcgttaaatattttagaatatttttactcaactaaaaaaataagtataaatattctaTACAATTGCGACTTGTAGAAGTAGAACCATTTtaattagataggtattaaaaacattaaaactatttcgattaaaataaattatagctccagatataacaaaaattcaacaaccaattttaagaaatttgcgacataaaaataattaagggaTTTGTCGACATttgcattaaaattttaaacaaaattattaaataataatctacctatatcatattatatgatgaataatgcataatattatagggatGATCAATTAGATTTGGAATCtcaaaaaccaaattattttcatctgcAGAAACACGGCCTAATCATTACAAGAacatctaataaattaaaactttaaatatattcttttttattacgttaatattatactttacagtTTTACACTTTAgggataaaaatatacaatataagcaTATCGGATGAAGGACACgttatatacagttatatatttattaacaagaactgtaaaaatatattttgactaaattagcttattaaataacattactGTATGCGTAGCTGGTAAGTACATAtgacttacattttttacaattttaattttttccttttGCTTTACTCCCAAATCACTAAATATTTCCGCTCCCCACTGGAAGTACTGACTTATATAAAACCAACccaaatgttttacatttacaagtatctatacataatgtattacactattatgaCATTTGGATTTACGTATGGTAAGACATCAAGAAAGAAATTATTGGAATCGATAATTTTATCTACGACCATTGTCGTTTcccatagattatttagatataatgattataggtacatagataTAGAGAAagatataggtatctattatctatgttattatagggtataatactatgataaatcATATGTTTGTATCAATgtgtatcaatacaccttggtttttataaagttatacacagataagacattttaacaaatttactaAATTTGACAGTGATATAACGCAAAAACTTTAAGCATTAAATTTATTCTACTTGACacgactaaataaatataagatatggtgaacttatttaaaacaaataatacattaaacattataaaagaataattttaattgcataaataaattcaatttgcaAATggaattagtaggtacctataattattattacatacttttaatttataaactgaaaattgttgtaaaatacagttaaaaaaactaaacatcTTTGATATTTTAGTTTCGCTATTGTGACTGTCACTTTGGGTTTTGACACGATTCCACGTTTCAGCACCACTCGCTTCAGTCAGTCTATGCCACAGTTCCGGCGACCGGCACTTAAAAACTAGGGTTAGCCACCCACTGTTGGAGGTGATTGTGATACGAACCGTtagcatatttattaaaagttacgATCTGAACTCTGAATATCGTACAATAGCCACTGGAACCTCTCCAGTCAAAACTCATCGAGTGTCGTCCAGGTAAtttcacaataaaaaaactaaaacaaattaaatatacaattttattattaaaaatcaaaaattaatgttaattagtTGGTATTACCTGGGgttgcattttcaaaatactgataatattatattgttaggggCAAAACccctaaatttaaaattttgccGTGTAAATTTACGTTTCAGACCACTATGTAGCCGGTCCtggttgtaaaataatttaacaatataagaaaaattcgataagttaataaatctaattaataatataaaaatttgaaagattctaacaaaaataattgttatacatgAGTTTTAGATATAATGTGAACACTGAACATATAagacattcaaaatattatttattacaaattacaatgttcaaacatattattcaaaaaaaaataataattttt
This region includes:
- the LOC132946982 gene encoding dynamin-1-like protein, translated to MESLIQTINKLQDVFAVVNENPINLPQIVVVGSQSSGKSSVLESLVGKSFLPRGTGIVTRAPLILQMIKYTNQDMKSMLKITDNKNIKEWACFSHKENTVFHDFDEVRKEIEVQTDILAGENKGITDTPIVLKVYTSLYTLTFVDLPGITKLPVGNQPADIEEQILQLILKYVRQPNAIILAVVTANTDPATSESLKIAKQWDPEGARTIAVVTKLDIIDEGTKSDKADLLCGKVIPVKLGIIGVVNRSQKDLNENKTLEETLKNEIEFFRTNYPEICKKHGHQVLADTLQHILIKHIKKTIPILRKNLQDTKTRLESELKTLEIADCEKTFVLELLNNINKSYCETVTGDREDTSDQMLMGGAKIVNVIQENFSKKFMEVDPLYNLSDKQIENYLLNTSGIKKSSLVNHKALEIMVSKQLENLIEPALSFVDVVREEMFNILDSIDQKLLDELERFPKLKNDVRSTLDDLLEMKLNNIKKSIKSYIKTHQKFLNTTNPNYLLQLINSSTECHSSFIQDKEQCYKKISSDRSVSNVYSEFENMEKEIVSNMYTNILSSMGGLNDYKNEINVQVKLHKQFTCCYFEFIRNTLRDFVPNRINHKLVNFVLKKFDKKLKADLLMPFINNPSSGRMLVEKAGVAEERQCKEQLLNAVNKAYKSLNEIHRQ